The stretch of DNA TTTTCAAGCTTCATTTTCATTCCTTCATATTCAAACGTGAAGACATTGACACTCGACCGGTCAATAATGTTCACCATTTCCTGAAAGTCACTCATTTTAATCATGGGCTGTCTCCTTATCCATTCATTCAAATGACCATTTCTTTAACAAAAGAGCGGTACGAATTTGTTTGATTTCCTGTTCGCGTTCCATGTAAAGCTGTTCTGCTTCATAAAGCGAAATTTCTTGAAAGCGGACGCGGTCTCCCGGCTTCCTTTGAGCGATGATCGGTAAATCGGCCGCTGCAATTTGTCCGATTCTCGGGTAGCCGCCGGTTGTCTGCCGGTCTGCAAGCAGTACAATTGGGTTGCCATCGCTCGGCACTTGAATCGTTCCATTCGATACCGCTTCAGACAATAATTCAAACGGCTGTTTTAGCCCAAGAGACGTACCTGAGAGGCGGTATCCCATCCGGTCCGACTGCGGGGTAATTTGAAATTCCTGTTCGAAAAACTGCTTTTGGGAAGATTCCGAAAACTCCTCGAATTCGGTTCCTTTTAAAACACGGACAACACTTCCGTTGATATAATGTTCAAACGGCACATACCAGTCAGTTGACGCAAATGACCTTTGTTTCAGCTTGCTTTGAAGGACTTTTTTTATTTTCCGGGAAAAGCTGGTTTCCTCTCCCGGCGGAATCAAATCACCTTCCTGAAGAGCGCGCCCTTTAAAGCCGCCAATTTCCCCACGTATATAAGTACTTTTGCTGTTCATCACATTTGGAATGGAAAAGCCGCCTGCCACAGCAACGTACGCGCGGCATCCCACTTTACAGCCGGTGAACGAAAGAACCGTATTCTTTTGTACAAAAACAGGCCTCCATAAAGGAACGGGATTTCCATCGATGACCGGGTTTAAGTTTCCGCCCGTAATGGATATCAATGTGTCTTCGTTAAACTGAAGAGATGTACCCATCATTGTTACTTCAATGGCTGCTTCTCCCTCTTCATTTCCGACTAATACATTTGCGAGACGAAGCGAAAGCGAATCCATTGCGCCGCCAACCACAACTCCGTACTGTTGAAATCCGTAGCGCCCTAAATCTTGAATCGTTGCCAAGAGTCCCGGGCGGATGATTTGTACACTCATTGCCATCTCTCCTGATACTGGTCATATTCTTCCTTGGTGATCGGCACAAACTTCACGATGTCACCCGCCGACAGAACACTTGGCTGATCCCGGTCCGGACGGAAAAGAGCCATCGGTGTCCGTCCGATCAGCTGCCATCCGCCCGGTGTAGAGATCGGATATACGCCTGTTTGGCTGCCTGCTATTCCAACACTGCCGGCCGGGATAGACGTACGCGGTGACGGCCGGCGCGGGGCATGTATTTTTTCTGAAAGGCCGCCCAGATAAGGAAAGCCCGGCGCGAATCCGATCATGTAAACGGGATACTCGGCTGATGCATGTAAATGTATTACTTCATCAGCTGAAAGGTTGTTATGCGCTGCTACAAAATCAAGATCCGGTCCAAAATCATTGCCGTAGCAAACGGGAATTTCTACAATCCGCGGTTTACTCTCTTCGTCTTCAACAAGTACCTCTAACATCCGTTCTAAGATCGCATGAACAATTTGAAAGGACGTTTTTGCTTTTTCCCCATATGCCTGTTTAACGATCAATGGGTCATAAAAAACCGTTACACTGGCAAAAGCAGGTGTACATTCAATAAATCCGGAGAATGATTCATATTGAAGCTTTGATGCTAGCGCTTTCACTTTTTTATTGATAGACGGGCTGATTTCGGCTCCAAATTGAACAGTTATCGCCGACTCCCCTAACGGTTTCATTTGGATTTCTTCCAGATTATTTTTCATCGTTTGAATCAATCTCACCACCTCTGTTCCAAATATCGGAACCTCAATTCTTATTTTCGGAATATAGAATCATTATAATTATCAGAAAAATGAAATGCAAGAAAAATTAAAAGCGATCAGAATCTTTTCTGATCGCTTTTAGTATTACCATTCGCCGCTAAAAAACGCTTCCCCGGCTGAAGGAGTTGTGTACTGATTGTTTTCGCCGCTCTGCCAAATGCGTTCACCTGCTGCATTTTTATACAAAAACTTAAACGAATATGAACGATCTGCCGCAAGATTTACGGAACCGCTCCAGCTGCCATCCATATTTTTAGTCAGCTCATATTTATACAGATCTGGATTCCAGCGGCCCATTTCTCCCCGGTCTCCAATCACGTATACATGATTTGCCTCTTTCGGAACATTTGAAACCGTAAATGTGACGGGCATGTGCACTAACGCCAGCTTATCCTTCATCATATGGAATTCATTCGTTGGATTGCCTGCTTCATCAAATAAATAATTCATGCGGAGCAATGTAAAACCATCAAAGCCGTAGTTAAATACCATTTCTGCTGCGTTGTTAAAGCCCCACTCATTATTAATCAGTGCCAGCGCGTTTTCGCCATTCAGCGAAATACCCCGCTCATTCGCGAGTGTGGCAATTTGAGCTACAAGTGTTTTGGGCGCGCTGTAGTAAGGGGGAACCTGCGCATTGTTGTCATCCATCTCTAAGCAGGTGAATGTAAGGGCCAGATCTGCTTTTTTCACATGATCGAGCAGCCTGCCATACTGATAGTAGCCTGTGCTGTATTCCGCTGCATGCGGCATTTCTGGGTCATTCATTTTCCAGTGTATACCTGAAATTTTAATACCGATCGGCACATTAAATGTACGGTCAAACTGTTTATGGGCCGCTTTTGAAATGTTCTTCATATGTTTTTCTAATGCACCCTGATACCAGCTCATAA from Domibacillus sp. DTU_2020_1001157_1_SI_ALB_TIR_016 encodes:
- a CDS encoding biotin-dependent carboxyltransferase family protein, whose protein sequence is MSVQIIRPGLLATIQDLGRYGFQQYGVVVGGAMDSLSLRLANVLVGNEEGEAAIEVTMMGTSLQFNEDTLISITGGNLNPVIDGNPVPLWRPVFVQKNTVLSFTGCKVGCRAYVAVAGGFSIPNVMNSKSTYIRGEIGGFKGRALQEGDLIPPGEETSFSRKIKKVLQSKLKQRSFASTDWYVPFEHYINGSVVRVLKGTEFEEFSESSQKQFFEQEFQITPQSDRMGYRLSGTSLGLKQPFELLSEAVSNGTIQVPSDGNPIVLLADRQTTGGYPRIGQIAAADLPIIAQRKPGDRVRFQEISLYEAEQLYMEREQEIKQIRTALLLKKWSFE
- the pxpB gene encoding 5-oxoprolinase subunit PxpB; protein product: MKNNLEEIQMKPLGESAITVQFGAEISPSINKKVKALASKLQYESFSGFIECTPAFASVTVFYDPLIVKQAYGEKAKTSFQIVHAILERMLEVLVEDEESKPRIVEIPVCYGNDFGPDLDFVAAHNNLSADEVIHLHASAEYPVYMIGFAPGFPYLGGLSEKIHAPRRPSPRTSIPAGSVGIAGSQTGVYPISTPGGWQLIGRTPMALFRPDRDQPSVLSAGDIVKFVPITKEEYDQYQERWQ